Below is a window of Microaerobacter geothermalis DNA.
TTCAAGTACAGGATTTCAATTTGCTTCGGCTTCCATTGCGATTATTTTCCTGGCGGGTCTCCTAGGGAAAGCAACCGAAAGTGTAGCCCATTATGCCGGAGACCGCATCGGCGGTTTTTTAAATGCCACTTTCGGTAATGCAGCTGAATTAATCATCGCCATCTTCTTGATAAAGGAAGGCCTCTTTGAAATGGTAAAGGCCAGCATCACCGGTTCCATTATCGGAAATTTGCTGTTGGTTCTGGGGCTTAGCCTTTTGGCAGGAGGAGTGAAATACAAGTTTCAGCATTTTAATCCTATTTTAGCTGGACATAACGCGTCCCTTATGCTCCTGGGTGTCATTGCTTTATTCATTCCGGCTATTTACCTCGGTCAACTGGAGCAAAACAGCATTCTGACACTAAGTTTTGTCGTGGCTGGCGTTCTTATTCTTTCATATATTCTTTGGTTGATCTTTTCCATGATTACTCATAAAGAAGAATTAGCAGACAATGTCCATGAAGGGAGTAAAGCGGTATGGTCTTTGCGGATTTCCATTTTTCTTCTTGTCATCGCCACATTTTTCGTCGCTGTTGAAAGTGAATGGCTGGTTGCAGGAGTTGAAGAAGTGGCGGAAAGTTTAGGATGGTCTGAACTGTTTGTGGGAGCATTCCTTATTGCCATTATCGGCAATGCCGCAGAACATAGCGCCGCCATACTCCTGGCCATAAAAAACCGGATTGGAGCATCTGTAGAAATCGCCATTGGGTCCAGCTTGCAAATCGCTTTATTCGTCGGACCTGTCCTTGTTTTCATCAGTTTATTGTTTGGTAATCCAATGGATATCGTGTTCTCCCCCATTGAATTGACTGCCATTGCAGTTAGTGCCTTTATCGCTAAATCGATTTCAAGGGATGGAATGACCAACTGGTTTGAGGGAGTGCTACTGTTAGTGGTTTATATTATCTTGGGTACAGCATTCTTTTTTGTTTCATGAAATGAACAATTTTGGGCATGATAACCTTAGATGAGACGTTGGAGGGTTTGTCATGTCTTTTTCTTTACTAGTACTGATCCGCTCTTTATTTGCTTTCTTTTTTTTGTTTATCATGACTAAATTCATCGGAAAACAACAGGTATCGGAATTAACCCTTTTCGAATATCTGGTGGGAATTACTGTAGGCTCCATTGCTGCGGACTTGGCAATTGGATTGGAGTTAGAATCCATCACAGGGATTATCGGGATTTTGGTATGGACAATCTTGCCGATTACCCTTGGGTTTATTAGCTTAAAGAGCCGTTTTCTCAGAAGGGTTATTGAAAGTGAACCTAGGATCCTTATCCGTGATGGATATATTGTGGAAGAAAATCTCAAGAAAGAAAGGATGCATATCGATCAATTGATGATGGCTCTGCGCTTAAAAAATGTGTTTAATTTGAGTGACGTTCAAATGGCCATTATGGAAGTAAATGGCCAGATCAGTGTGATGAAAAAAGCGGATAAACAACCGGTCACCCCACATCAACTCCATCTGCATGTAAATCCAGAGGAAATGCCCATGACTTTGATAAAGGAAGGGAAAATAAATAACCAACGACTCCTTGAATCCGGCATGGATGAGGCGTGGTTGATCGGGGAACTTGCTAAAAAAGGAATAACCGATATTTCAACGGTAAGTGTAGCTCAAATTGATTCTACCGGCTCGTTATTTGTCGATTTAAAAAACAGTTGGGAAGAATATGCTTCCCCGGCCCATTATTCTTTAATGGCCAAATTTGATCAAATTGCTGCCGACTTAAACAACTTTGCTCTGGATACTCAAGATACCCATATGAAGAAACAATATCAGCACGCTGCAGAAGAAGTAACGTCCCTTTCCAAAAATTTAAAGTCTTTTCTCAAACAAAAGAGGTGAAGTAGATGAGAAATCCATGGATCATTTTTGTATTGATCTTGATTCCTCTATTATTGTTAACCGCCTGTAATGTAAATCCTTTTAAGGTTCCCCTCTTCCCTGAACAAGATATAGAAGGGTTTATTGATACCCTTGTCCAACAGGTAAAGGGAGAAGAGTGGGATGAGGCCCATGTAACCTATGAGAAATTAATATTTGGGTGGAAAACCATTCATCGGAGGGTTTTTCTCAATGCCCAGGAAGGGGATATTTCAGACCTTGAAACAGCACTGTCAGAACTCCGGGCTTTTATTGATGCTCATGAAAAAACGGATGCCCTGAGTACTTTGTATCGTTTACAAACCCTATGGAAAAATATCGCTAAATTATAGTAAGTTTAGATCTTTGGTTCTACATATGGAAAACCTGGGCATTTGCCCAGGTTTTATCATTTTCTCTTATTGACCTTTATATTGGGGTTCCTGCTGTTCTACATAATTCACTCTGCTTTGCAGGGTGTTAATCACACCGTCCATGGTTTGAGCCAATTGATTATACATATTTTTTGCCTGCTGGTCCTGGGTATCCAGCGCAAAGGTTTTTAAATTGGCTTTTACCCCTTGCGCACTGGCTAAAGTTTGTTGTAATTTGGTACCGATGGTCATAAAAAAACTCCCTTCTTAAGATGACGATTTAGGCTTTTGCCCAATTATAGGGTTTCCTAAAGGAAGGGATATGTTACATAGATTTTATATCCAATTTATCATCATGTTTCATATATTAGGATTGTCCAATTTTTTGGCTGAATATTTCATGAAGACTGGAAAGCTCTTTCTCCAGATCAGCCAATATGGCATGACCTTGCGCTTCGGTAACAAGCCCCAAGCGAACGGCAAATTCAATTTCTCTGGAAAGCCCAAACATTTGGGTATCTAAGACTTCTTCATAGAGGGGACATTGCGGCATGGTGAGGTTATCCCGTTGAACTTGAATGAGATTAGAAATTTTATCTGCATCTTTCTGTAGTAATTCCAAGGCTCTACGTTTTAGTTCCATCGCCATCTCCATAAATGAAGCGCCCTCCATTCCCAGTAATACATCCTTATACCATAATAGGATAAATCTTTGGGTTTGAAAAGGGGAAAAAGTTAAAAGATTGACAAATTCCATGCTTCCGATAGCTTTTGTAATAACAACACCCCACATATACTATTTCCCTTTTCATTCAAAGCAGGACCATACACCCCGATTCCCATTTTTTGTGGGACGGAAGCTAATATTCCCCCTGCAACCCCACTTTTTGCAGGGATTCCTACCTTTATGGCAAATTCTCCTGATCCATTGTACATGCCGCAGGTCACCATAAAAGAGTGTACCACTCTGGTTACATCCGCAGGCATCAACTGCTCCCCCCTTTGGTTACGGCCATAGTTAGCCAATACATATCCCAGTTGGGCCAAGTCAAAACAGGTGACTTCAATGGAGCAATGTTTAAAGTATAAAGAAACAATCTCCTCGACATCACCTTCAATTACCTTTGTTTCCCTCATAAAATAAGCAAGAGCCCTGTTTCTGTCTCCCGTTTCCCATTCTGACCAGTAAACATCTTCACTATATGTAATCCCAGGGTTATTCAGCAATTTTCTGGTTAAATCTAAAATCCTTTCAAACTTCTCATCGGCGTTTTTTCCTTTGATAAGTGAACTAACGGCAATCGCTCCCGCGTTAATCATAGGATTTAATGGCTTGGATGGTTTCATCATTTCCAACTTTACAATGGAGTTAAATGGATCTCCTGTCGGTTCCATCCCAACATGAGAGAATACCTTGTCCGGTCCATGATCCATGAGAGCCAAAGCAAGGGTAATTACCTTTGAAATGCTTTGCAAGGTAAAAGGTGTACTCGTATTTCCTTCCGCCAAGACGTCCCCATCTAAAGGACAAATGACAATCCCCAAAGCATCAGGATTTGCAGTACCCAATTGAGGAATATAGGTGGCCAGTCTCCCTTTTTTACTAATGGGCTGGATCTCATTGATCCACTGTTTCAATCTTTTCTGCTTCGTTAGAACCTGTAGCATGGATGACATTCCTTTCACTATCTCGTTATCCATAGCATGCCCAACCCGACCAAAAACCAAAAAAATCCCATATATTGAAAGAATCGAATTCGCTGATCGCCCTTTTCTTTTCCCAATCTAGAAAACAGCCGATTCCTCCACCACTTTATCTTCGTTAATGTGAAAAGGGTCACTCCCAAGACAATCATACCTATAGTATAAATCAATATTCTTCCCTCCTTGATAACGATCTGAACCCACCTCTCACGGTGGGTCCCATCTCTCCCTATATTTTCGGATTATTTGTACTTTAACATAATCGTGATCTTTTGGATATTGGAAAAATATAAAAAAATCCCGGTAAGGGATTTTCCATAACTTACGGATTTCTTATATACGGACGCATATACAACTCTGGTTCCGTATCGAAAGATGCAAAGATTTACACGTAAAACTATTGAATCATCACACTAACGATCGTTGCTATGATGCCAAGTCCTAGGAAAAACAGGAAAGAAAACGTAAATCCTTGAACTCCATAAACAAAATCGTTTTCCTCTTTTTGCCGATTGTTCGTCACTTTATGTCACCCCCCAAACCTTCTTCACTATCTTATAATAACAAAACGATAAAAAAATATCATCCATTTCCTTTTCAATATAAGTCCACCCTTCTGTCTTGAAACACTGGAATTTCACCCCTTACTCTATCCACAAGGGTCATGTCCAATTCTGCGTAGATTACCTCTTCCTTTTGTTTCCCTTCCACGATAACTTCTCCCCACGGGGAAATCACCATGGAATGGCCGCAGAAAATCGTCTCCCCTTCTTCCCCGACTCGGTTACAAGCAACAACATACATTTGATTTTCAATGGCTCTGGCAATCAGCAACTGCCGCCAATGGTGGAGTCTTGGGTGGGGCCATTCCGCAGGAACGAATAAAATTTGACTTCCTTCCAGTGCCATTTTGCGAATCCATTCCGGGAATCGGATATCATAGCAGATGGCAATGCTGGCTTTGATCCCTTCTATATTAAATAAAGTTATCTTATTTCCGGCCTTTAAGTACTTCTCTTCATTCATCAGCCGAAACAAATGAATCTTTCGGTACTCTGCTACCTTTTTCCCATCAGGTGAGAAAACAAAGGAGGTATTATAAATTCCATCTTCCTTCCTTTCAGCTACGGAACCTCCTATAATGGTTAAACGATGTTTTCGAGCCAAAGAAGATAGGAGGGAAGTTGTTTCTTCCCCTTCCCAGTCAGCAGAAAGGGGGATACCATCCAAATCATACCCTGTGTTCCACAACTCAGGAAAAATAACTGCCTTTGCCCCATTTTTTACAGACTTCTCCACCCCCTCTTTCACCTTTAAAGCATTAAATGCCGGTTCTCCAAGAGCGACATCTATTTGACACAGGGCTACTTTAATTGATTTTTCCATTTGAGATTCCTCCCCCTTTGTTCTATACTTGTCCATTTCTACATATATTAAAATGGAACAAAAAAGTAATTAAAATGGTGAAAATAATGAAAGAATTTGCCCTTTATCAAAGAATTCGTCTCTTTTCGTTTATTTTCCTTCTTTTATTATCTTACTTTGGAATAAAAGCATATGATCAATTATCAACTGACTTGGAAGCCATAAAATATTTTCCTATTTCATCGGACCTATCCTTTGAGAGTGGAAACAGCCAAATTTTTGTCTCATCTGACGGAACAAATCAATACGATGTGATCATTCAAGCCGTTTCACAGACCAGCTCAAAAACGGCTGTGAGACATGATATTCTTCTGTTATTTCAAGACGGAATTCTTATTGGAAAAAGTGATGAATGGAATGAAGATGCTGATCAACTGCAGCAGCAAATGGTGATGAAAGGGAGGAACAGCCATTTATTTGAAGTCATTTCCTATCATCATGCAGAAATCCACTCAGAAAATGAATTAACCACCCAACAAATGATGAGTGATGATTATCTTTATGTATCATCTACTCCATGGGACGATTTGGAGCAGTTCACCTTTCCTGCCAGCTCAAAACAGAAACAATGGAAAACAATCATAGATAACGGATATAAACAACTATTGAATTTTGAAATAGAACAAGGAATAAAACAGTATGGCCTCCCACCCAGTGAGTATTACATTATTCCCCTCACCCGTTTGGCGCCCTATGATCAAAAAGGACTACCAGGATTTGATATCAGTACATTCCGGGAAGTCATCGGGAAGTTATGGGAAAATCTTTACCGCCACTACTATATGGGTTTCACCACAAAGGAAGGCAAAACGATAGATACGACGGGCAGCACAGTCCCCATGATTTACATTGAAAAAAAAGGAACCCACCTTATTGTCCTGTTCCGGACAAAAGATGGGAACTTCCATCAGATATTCCAAAAAATCTCCGGTTAGAACGGAACTAAAGATTCACACGTCCGCTTTCATCCATATATTTCTATTCTATTGAGTGATGTATTGATTTACTTCGTCCAGCATTTTTTGTGCATCGGGAAAATCAGACCTCAATTTCAGCACTTCTTCCAGATGGATTTTTGCCTCCTTCCATCTCCCCTGTCTCTGATAAACCAGGGCAAGATTAAAATGGGCTTCAGGAATATCCCCATCTCTTTTGATGGTTTCCAGCAACCATTTCTCTCCCTCTTCCCACTTGCCCAGCTTCAACTTCACGTATGATAAATTAAAATAGATCAAAGGATCTTCAAATTCCTTATTTAAAAGCTCTTCAAACCCCTTTTCGGCACTTACGTAATCCCCCTGCTTCATCCATTGCTCTGCTTGATGAATCAATAATTCCTGCTGCTTTGCCTCTGACTGAAATCCCAACCATATTCCTCCGCCTATCAGAAGAATGGTTGCAAGAAAAGACAGAAATGATTTTCTCCAACTCTTCCTGTTGGGAAGTTGAACCATGGCAGCAGCAATAAATCCGCCCACTAATCCGCCGATATGGGCCGTATTATCGATTCCCGGATAGATAAATCCTATGGCTAAGTTGATCGCCAGGATAACCAAAATATCTTTTCCCATCGTCCGGAAAAACAATTTCCGATGCTGGGTTCCAAAATACAATAAAGCCCCGAAGCTTCCAAAGATGGCACCGGAAGCACCTGCAGCCAGATTGGGAGTAAATAAAAAACTGGAGACATTCCCTAAAATCCCCGCTATGAAATACATGATAAGAAAACGGGATCTTCCATAGATTCTCTCCACGGCGGAGCCCAGATAATATAACGCAATGCTATTAAAAGCGATATGTAAAAAACCAATGTGAAGAAAAATGGGAGTAATAAATCTCCACCATTCCCCTTCCATAATTGCCGGATTATATTTCGCCCCATAACGAATCAAGGTTTCGGAATTTTCGCTTCCGCCATTTAACGTAAGCCAAAGAAACACCAGAAGATTAACAGCTATGATGACATAAGTCCAAAATGGGGTCCCATAATGGAAAAGCTTTCTGATTTCCTTTTCCCTTGCCTCAGCAAGCTGACGAATCTGTGAGATGAAATATTGAACCGGGGCATGAACGGCAGGAAGCTTACCTCCCATTTCCTCAACAAATTCCTTCTCACCCTTCACAATCCCATCGGTCAAATCAAGATATCCCGTCCATAAGTGGACAGATTCCTTTTCAATCCCCTTGATCTCGCCAAGATTTTCAATGGTATGTCGGTCCATCGGATCGGGAAACAAGTATAGATGATAGCCCTTAATTTTCTTGGCCCGGTTCTCCTGACGAAACCTCTCCAAATAAGTCAATTGTTCCTCCATGTTTCTGTTTAGAACAGAACCCCACAAATACCGGGATACCGTTAATCGGGCATAATGAATCTGGTTTCCTTCCTTTTTTGCCAAATGAAGTATCGGGACTGACTCCTCATTGCCTTGGAATGTTTCATTTCCTTCCACATGTAAAAGTGAATAATCCTTTTGAACGACCAGTTGATGGGCCATAGCCCAAAGGGCTGCACTGATATCCAAGCAAATTCCTCCAAATCTTAATCATTAGGATCCTGTAGAAGTAGATCTAAAAATTTATTTTATTACTCTATAAGAATTATCACGTTATGGGGTGGATTTCAAGTTC
It encodes the following:
- a CDS encoding DUF1657 domain-containing protein yields the protein MTIGTKLQQTLASAQGVKANLKTFALDTQDQQAKNMYNQLAQTMDGVINTLQSRVNYVEQQEPQYKGQ
- a CDS encoding DUF421 domain-containing protein; its protein translation is MSFSLLVLIRSLFAFFFLFIMTKFIGKQQVSELTLFEYLVGITVGSIAADLAIGLELESITGIIGILVWTILPITLGFISLKSRFLRRVIESEPRILIRDGYIVEENLKKERMHIDQLMMALRLKNVFNLSDVQMAIMEVNGQISVMKKADKQPVTPHQLHLHVNPEEMPMTLIKEGKINNQRLLESGMDEAWLIGELAKKGITDISTVSVAQIDSTGSLFVDLKNSWEEYASPAHYSLMAKFDQIAADLNNFALDTQDTHMKKQYQHAAEEVTSLSKNLKSFLKQKR
- a CDS encoding carbon-nitrogen family hydrolase: MEKSIKVALCQIDVALGEPAFNALKVKEGVEKSVKNGAKAVIFPELWNTGYDLDGIPLSADWEGEETTSLLSSLARKHRLTIIGGSVAERKEDGIYNTSFVFSPDGKKVAEYRKIHLFRLMNEEKYLKAGNKITLFNIEGIKASIAICYDIRFPEWIRKMALEGSQILFVPAEWPHPRLHHWRQLLIARAIENQMYVVACNRVGEEGETIFCGHSMVISPWGEVIVEGKQKEEVIYAELDMTLVDRVRGEIPVFQDRRVDLY
- a CDS encoding YlaN family protein is translated as MEMAMELKRRALELLQKDADKISNLIQVQRDNLTMPQCPLYEEVLDTQMFGLSREIEFAVRLGLVTEAQGHAILADLEKELSSLHEIFSQKIGQS
- the glsA gene encoding glutaminase A, translated to MDNEIVKGMSSMLQVLTKQKRLKQWINEIQPISKKGRLATYIPQLGTANPDALGIVICPLDGDVLAEGNTSTPFTLQSISKVITLALALMDHGPDKVFSHVGMEPTGDPFNSIVKLEMMKPSKPLNPMINAGAIAVSSLIKGKNADEKFERILDLTRKLLNNPGITYSEDVYWSEWETGDRNRALAYFMRETKVIEGDVEEIVSLYFKHCSIEVTCFDLAQLGYVLANYGRNQRGEQLMPADVTRVVHSFMVTCGMYNGSGEFAIKVGIPAKSGVAGGILASVPQKMGIGVYGPALNEKGNSICGVLLLQKLSEAWNLSIF
- a CDS encoding YqzM family protein; its protein translation is MTNNRQKEENDFVYGVQGFTFSFLFFLGLGIIATIVSVMIQ
- the cax gene encoding calcium/proton exchanger, yielding MRQSIFFSLAIFTVLLSAFAQYFTSSTGFQFASASIAIIFLAGLLGKATESVAHYAGDRIGGFLNATFGNAAELIIAIFLIKEGLFEMVKASITGSIIGNLLLVLGLSLLAGGVKYKFQHFNPILAGHNASLMLLGVIALFIPAIYLGQLEQNSILTLSFVVAGVLILSYILWLIFSMITHKEELADNVHEGSKAVWSLRISIFLLVIATFFVAVESEWLVAGVEEVAESLGWSELFVGAFLIAIIGNAAEHSAAILLAIKNRIGASVEIAIGSSLQIALFVGPVLVFISLLFGNPMDIVFSPIELTAIAVSAFIAKSISRDGMTNWFEGVLLLVVYIILGTAFFFVS
- a CDS encoding rhomboid family protein; this encodes MDISAALWAMAHQLVVQKDYSLLHVEGNETFQGNEESVPILHLAKKEGNQIHYARLTVSRYLWGSVLNRNMEEQLTYLERFRQENRAKKIKGYHLYLFPDPMDRHTIENLGEIKGIEKESVHLWTGYLDLTDGIVKGEKEFVEEMGGKLPAVHAPVQYFISQIRQLAEAREKEIRKLFHYGTPFWTYVIIAVNLLVFLWLTLNGGSENSETLIRYGAKYNPAIMEGEWWRFITPIFLHIGFLHIAFNSIALYYLGSAVERIYGRSRFLIMYFIAGILGNVSSFLFTPNLAAGASGAIFGSFGALLYFGTQHRKLFFRTMGKDILVILAINLAIGFIYPGIDNTAHIGGLVGGFIAAAMVQLPNRKSWRKSFLSFLATILLIGGGIWLGFQSEAKQQELLIHQAEQWMKQGDYVSAEKGFEELLNKEFEDPLIYFNLSYVKLKLGKWEEGEKWLLETIKRDGDIPEAHFNLALVYQRQGRWKEAKIHLEEVLKLRSDFPDAQKMLDEVNQYITQ
- a CDS encoding DUF4363 family protein, which encodes MRNPWIIFVLILIPLLLLTACNVNPFKVPLFPEQDIEGFIDTLVQQVKGEEWDEAHVTYEKLIFGWKTIHRRVFLNAQEGDISDLETALSELRAFIDAHEKTDALSTLYRLQTLWKNIAKL